A section of the Paenibacillus yonginensis genome encodes:
- a CDS encoding exo-beta-N-acetylmuramidase NamZ domain-containing protein, which produces MPGIVQTGADQLSRLGPKLLGGKRFALLTNPTGIDSSFRSTIDLCQNVKGGKLTAFFACEHGLRNEKQAGLQFEDEMDAGYGLPVYSLYGTNRRPTAESLKNLDAIVYDIQDLGVRFYTYLTTLVYVMEACADYGVELLVLDRPNPLGGHRIEGGMLEEEFESMVGAWRMPILTGMTIGEFARLVNSQMEKPCRLEVIPLEGWHRSMEFPDTGLPWIMPSPNMPNMETVRIYGGNCLFEGTNLSEGRGTTRPFEMIGAPWLNHRKLAETMADLKLPGVHYHPVTFTPSFHKYAGELCNGIMTYVTDQDSFRSVESGLTLLHQILELHPEKLEWRGREDGKLFIDILSGTAEVRQKAADPEGLQSILSAWRADSEQWREIRRPYLLYE; this is translated from the coding sequence ATGCCGGGAATCGTTCAGACCGGAGCCGACCAATTGTCAAGACTGGGGCCCAAGCTGCTGGGTGGCAAAAGGTTCGCTTTATTGACCAATCCAACAGGCATTGATTCCAGCTTTCGGTCAACGATTGATCTTTGTCAAAACGTAAAAGGGGGCAAACTCACTGCATTTTTTGCTTGTGAGCATGGTTTGCGGAATGAGAAGCAGGCGGGCCTACAGTTTGAAGATGAAATGGATGCGGGGTATGGCCTGCCGGTATACAGTCTTTACGGGACAAACCGAAGACCAACTGCCGAAAGTTTAAAAAATCTGGACGCGATTGTCTATGATATCCAGGATTTGGGTGTTAGGTTTTATACCTATTTAACGACACTTGTTTATGTGATGGAGGCTTGCGCAGATTATGGAGTAGAACTGCTGGTGCTGGATCGTCCGAATCCTCTCGGAGGACATCGCATTGAGGGAGGGATGTTGGAGGAAGAGTTTGAATCGATGGTTGGTGCCTGGCGGATGCCCATTCTTACCGGAATGACGATCGGAGAGTTTGCACGTCTTGTAAACAGCCAAATGGAGAAGCCTTGTCGTTTGGAAGTGATTCCTCTAGAAGGATGGCATCGGTCCATGGAGTTTCCTGATACGGGGCTGCCCTGGATTATGCCATCCCCCAACATGCCGAACATGGAAACGGTTCGTATATACGGGGGAAATTGTCTGTTTGAAGGCACCAATCTGTCGGAGGGCCGAGGAACGACCAGACCCTTTGAGATGATTGGAGCCCCATGGCTGAACCATCGAAAGCTGGCAGAAACGATGGCGGACTTAAAGCTTCCGGGAGTGCACTATCATCCTGTCACCTTTACTCCCTCTTTCCATAAATATGCCGGGGAACTTTGCAACGGAATAATGACTTATGTGACGGATCAAGACAGCTTTAGATCTGTAGAGAGTGGGCTAACGCTGCTTCATCAGATTTTAGAGCTGCATCCGGAGAAGCTGGAGTGGCGGGGCCGGGAAGACGGCAAACTTTTTATTGATATTCTAAGCGGTACTGCCGAGGTCAGGCAAAAGGCAGCCGATCCCGAGGGACTTCAGTCAATCCTGAGTGCCTGGCGTGCGGACAGTGAACAATGGCGGGAGATCCGCCGTCCGTATCTGTTATATGAATAG
- a CDS encoding BadF/BadG/BcrA/BcrD ATPase family protein, whose product MRHVIGIDGGGTKTELCVADLSGHTWITHGGASSNVKAVGLNRGLEVIHLMLEDVYRNHDLLAKDCVGICLGLAGTEQLDERNAVADHVRRYFEKQDHTDVGIRVTNDAEIALAAAFGNNRGVMAISGTGSIVFGIALSGEHHRTGGWGHLLGDKGSGYEIGLSSLQSVMLSFDGVKPPTLLTSFILRKLGLSAPPELRTVMYQSLIEKKHIAELAEVCIQAAEEQDATALNILYTAAGDLAALTAALRRQDPSFSDVPQGVTGSIFKHSSLFLTFYKEQLEKLCGPIAIIQSKHRPVYGAVNLALRLKEEP is encoded by the coding sequence ATGAGACACGTCATCGGAATTGATGGAGGCGGTACAAAAACCGAGCTGTGCGTGGCCGACCTGAGCGGTCATACATGGATAACCCATGGCGGGGCTTCCAGCAACGTAAAAGCCGTGGGGTTAAACCGGGGATTGGAAGTCATCCATCTTATGTTAGAAGATGTTTATAGAAACCACGACCTCCTGGCAAAAGATTGTGTGGGGATTTGCCTGGGACTGGCAGGCACCGAGCAGTTGGATGAACGAAACGCTGTTGCCGACCATGTCCGCCGTTACTTTGAGAAACAAGACCATACAGACGTGGGGATTCGGGTTACAAATGATGCCGAAATCGCACTTGCGGCCGCTTTCGGGAACAACCGGGGAGTGATGGCCATCAGCGGCACCGGGTCCATCGTTTTCGGTATTGCTTTATCGGGAGAACATCACCGTACTGGAGGATGGGGTCATCTGTTAGGGGATAAAGGAAGCGGTTATGAAATCGGCCTCTCCTCTCTTCAATCTGTCATGTTAAGCTTCGATGGGGTAAAACCTCCGACACTGCTCACCTCTTTCATCTTGAGAAAGCTTGGCTTGTCTGCCCCACCAGAACTTAGAACCGTGATGTATCAATCCCTTATCGAGAAGAAACATATAGCCGAATTGGCCGAGGTCTGTATCCAGGCAGCCGAAGAACAGGATGCAACTGCTTTGAACATCTTGTATACGGCAGCTGGAGACTTGGCAGCCTTAACAGCAGCACTTCGCAGACAAGACCCTTCATTCTCGGATGTCCCCCAAGGGGTAACGGGGTCGATCTTCAAACACTCCTCGTTATTCCTGACCTTTTATAAAGAACAGCTTGAAAAGCTTTGCGGGCCCATCGCCATCATCCAGTCCAAGCATCGGCCTGTCTATGGAGCCGTGAATTTGGCGTTACGATTGAAGGAGGAACCATAA
- the murQ gene encoding N-acetylmuramic acid 6-phosphate etherase, translating to MKEPLHMLATEQQNPNTRHIDRKPLEEILRLINQEDQLVPKIIEQCIPEIAKAVIAITDAFTAGGRLLYFGAGTSGRLGILDAAECPPTYGTPPEQIVGIIAGGQQAIQQAVEGAEDDQEAGRMAVEQMKVTALDVVVGISASGRTPYVVGAMKKATEFGCTVVGIANNRNSVMKQVADIMIEAEVGPEAILGSTRMKAGTAQKLILNMLTTSSMILSGKVYDNLMVDMQPSNLKLVDRAKRLIALATGADDQTIKQAYETSGRNIKAAIVMIQSGSHPDQAKALLAQSGGFVEEAIRMARSEV from the coding sequence ATGAAAGAACCCTTGCATATGCTGGCAACCGAACAGCAGAATCCGAATACTCGACATATTGATCGCAAACCCCTGGAGGAGATACTACGTCTAATCAATCAAGAGGACCAACTTGTTCCCAAGATCATAGAGCAGTGCATTCCCGAAATTGCAAAAGCTGTCATTGCCATCACGGATGCCTTTACCGCTGGTGGAAGATTGCTATATTTCGGAGCCGGCACAAGCGGTCGTTTAGGCATTCTGGATGCGGCAGAGTGCCCGCCCACTTACGGAACGCCTCCAGAGCAAATCGTCGGAATAATCGCTGGTGGACAGCAGGCCATCCAGCAGGCCGTGGAAGGCGCTGAAGATGATCAAGAGGCAGGCAGGATGGCCGTGGAACAAATGAAAGTGACCGCTTTGGATGTGGTGGTCGGCATATCGGCAAGTGGACGTACCCCTTATGTGGTTGGCGCCATGAAAAAGGCAACCGAGTTCGGCTGCACCGTAGTGGGGATTGCCAATAACCGCAACTCTGTTATGAAGCAGGTTGCTGACATTATGATTGAGGCGGAGGTAGGCCCTGAGGCCATCTTAGGCTCGACCCGAATGAAGGCCGGAACGGCCCAAAAGCTCATTCTGAACATGTTGACCACTTCATCTATGATTCTCAGCGGCAAAGTATACGACAATCTGATGGTAGATATGCAGCCCTCCAATCTGAAGCTTGTTGACCGGGCCAAACGTCTTATCGCTTTGGCCACTGGAGCGGATGACCAAACCATAAAGCAGGCCTACGAAACCTCAGGTCGAAATATCAAAGCGGCAATCGTCATGATCCAGTCCGGCTCTCATCCCGATCAAGCCAAAGCCCTGTTGGCGCAGTCAGGCGGATTCGTCGAAGAGGCAATCCGAATGGCCCGGTCAGAGGTATAG
- a CDS encoding cation:proton antiporter regulatory subunit, translated as MNLKETDLPGIGKKFVVTTRSGDKLVIIVHDDGRRELYHFKHDDEEESISMVTLDDDEARHISAIVGGINYKPKALETIEVALDDLIIEWYRIESGFKCVGLSIGELNVRQQSGATIIALIDPTHGKTINPGPDVVITANSMLVALGERQHQKRLRQVLLNGGG; from the coding sequence ATGAATTTGAAAGAAACCGATCTGCCGGGCATTGGCAAAAAATTTGTAGTGACCACCCGCAGCGGCGACAAGCTGGTTATTATCGTTCACGATGACGGAAGACGCGAGCTGTACCATTTCAAGCATGACGATGAAGAGGAAAGCATCTCCATGGTTACGCTTGACGATGATGAAGCCAGACACATCTCCGCTATTGTAGGCGGGATCAATTATAAACCTAAAGCGCTCGAAACCATTGAAGTCGCCCTCGATGATCTGATCATCGAATGGTACCGCATTGAAAGCGGATTTAAGTGTGTAGGCCTTTCCATCGGAGAGTTAAATGTAAGACAACAAAGCGGCGCAACTATTATTGCTCTTATCGACCCTACACACGGCAAGACAATCAATCCCGGTCCGGATGTAGTCATCACGGCCAATTCGATGCTGGTCGCCCTTGGCGAACGCCAGCACCAGAAGCGGCTCCGGCAAGTCCTCTTGAATGGGGGCGGTTAA
- a CDS encoding cation:proton antiporter, with amino-acid sequence MDHLIFEIGLAVALIAAGGFISAKLRFSVIPFYILIGMAVGPHAGQIWHLDFRFIESAPLIEFMGRIGVLFLLFYLGLEFSVGRLIKSGKSIAVGGTIYIAINFTLGLLFGWGAGFPLQETLIVAGITTISSSAIVAKVLVDLKRTANPETEMILGIIMFEDVFLAVYISILSGLVLSGSSTLGGVLLSALLSLGFMLVLLIVGRKAVPLLNKWLNVSSNELFALIIFALLFIIAGFSETIHVAEAIGALLVGLILAETEHVHRIERLIIPFRDFFGAIFFFSFGLTIDPLALGGALWYSLGAVVVTLIGNFVAGMLAGRSAGLSPKASSNIGLTIVSRGEFSIIVANLGKAGGLLPLIQPFAALYVLILAILGPLLTKESKHIYKLLNRIFKFEKRNRTDEKAALGDDPAG; translated from the coding sequence TTGGACCATCTGATATTTGAGATCGGTTTGGCTGTGGCTTTGATCGCCGCAGGCGGGTTTATTTCCGCCAAGCTGAGGTTCTCGGTGATTCCCTTCTACATTCTTATCGGCATGGCCGTAGGCCCGCATGCCGGACAAATCTGGCATCTGGACTTTCGTTTTATCGAAAGTGCGCCTTTGATTGAATTTATGGGCCGGATCGGCGTATTGTTCCTTCTGTTCTATTTGGGACTGGAGTTCTCGGTGGGAAGATTGATCAAATCGGGTAAATCGATTGCCGTTGGCGGAACCATTTATATAGCCATTAACTTTACTTTAGGGCTTTTATTCGGCTGGGGGGCCGGGTTCCCGCTTCAGGAAACGTTGATTGTTGCCGGCATCACCACCATCTCTTCAAGTGCGATTGTGGCCAAGGTATTGGTCGATCTCAAGCGCACGGCCAATCCTGAAACGGAAATGATTCTGGGGATCATCATGTTCGAGGATGTTTTCCTCGCTGTTTATATCTCCATCTTGTCCGGTCTGGTCCTCAGCGGATCATCTACCCTTGGAGGCGTGCTGTTATCTGCCCTGCTATCGCTTGGGTTTATGCTGGTGCTCCTGATTGTCGGCCGCAAAGCCGTACCCCTGCTGAACAAATGGCTGAATGTATCCAGCAATGAGCTGTTTGCTTTAATCATCTTTGCTTTGCTGTTTATCATAGCCGGATTCTCGGAGACGATCCACGTAGCCGAAGCGATTGGCGCGCTGCTGGTTGGCCTGATTCTCGCCGAGACGGAGCATGTCCACCGGATAGAACGCCTGATCATTCCGTTCCGGGACTTCTTCGGGGCCATCTTCTTCTTCAGCTTTGGCCTGACCATCGACCCTCTCGCCTTGGGAGGAGCCTTATGGTATTCGCTTGGAGCGGTAGTCGTGACCTTGATCGGCAACTTTGTGGCCGGCATGTTAGCCGGCCGGAGCGCCGGATTATCGCCTAAAGCTTCCTCCAATATTGGCTTGACAATCGTATCGCGGGGTGAATTCTCCATCATTGTCGCCAACTTGGGCAAGGCCGGCGGGCTTCTACCGCTGATCCAGCCCTTTGCGGCTCTCTATGTGCTGATCCTGGCCATTCTCGGACCGCTTCTGACCAAAGAAAGCAAACATATTTATAAGCTGCTCAACCGGATATTCAAATTTGAGAAACGAAATCGGACGGATGAGAAAGCAGCCTTAGGAGATGACCCGGCCGGCTGA
- a CDS encoding glycoside hydrolase family 30 protein — protein sequence MSELLIYQSKGEGELFIQQSAQQLTNRPKPEGDKVTVTLDEKETFQEIDGFGASFTDSAAYLIHQVLDMEQQAEVMTRLFDPSEGIGISVLRNPMGASDYARSIYSYNDRPDGEIDPELKHFSIAHDEEDIIPLLHKARKLNPEVKLFASPWSAPAWMKTSGSMKTGELKKEYYPAFAEYFARYIQAYREKGLDIYAVTPQNEPLYEPSHYPSMKMLAEAQAEFVRDYLKPAFVSHGLHTKILCYDHNWDRPDYPTTVLEQAMEQVDGVAWHWYGGKPSAQSEVFEKFPNKEVHFTEGSGGEWIPPFEQAFSNVMRTGIEILRNHSKSFILWNMALDEQNGPTVPGFGNSTCRGIVQVNQQTRELVYTLDYYALAHFSKIIRPGALRIASESSEEAIRSVAFVNKDASRAVVLFNDSEQEAAVSLKLQGAEIIAFPMPAKSALSIRIPAGH from the coding sequence AGGCGAGCTGTTTATACAGCAGTCTGCGCAGCAGCTGACAAACCGTCCGAAACCGGAGGGTGACAAAGTTACTGTAACCTTAGACGAGAAAGAAACCTTTCAGGAGATAGATGGATTCGGAGCTTCTTTTACCGATTCGGCCGCTTATCTGATTCATCAAGTTCTGGATATGGAGCAGCAGGCGGAGGTCATGACCCGTTTGTTTGACCCGTCAGAAGGGATAGGAATATCCGTGTTAAGGAATCCGATGGGAGCCTCTGATTACGCAAGATCCATCTACAGCTATAATGATAGGCCTGATGGCGAAATTGATCCGGAGTTGAAGCATTTCTCCATCGCCCATGATGAAGAAGATATTATTCCTCTGCTGCACAAAGCCAGGAAGCTGAACCCTGAAGTGAAGCTGTTTGCTTCGCCATGGAGTGCACCGGCCTGGATGAAGACAAGCGGTTCCATGAAAACGGGGGAACTGAAGAAAGAATATTATCCGGCTTTTGCCGAATACTTTGCACGTTATATCCAGGCTTATCGGGAAAAAGGTCTTGATATTTATGCGGTAACGCCGCAGAATGAACCCCTATATGAGCCAAGCCATTATCCGAGCATGAAGATGCTGGCTGAAGCTCAGGCCGAATTCGTTAGAGATTATTTGAAGCCTGCATTCGTTAGCCATGGACTCCATACCAAAATCCTTTGTTATGATCATAACTGGGATCGTCCCGATTACCCGACGACCGTTTTGGAACAGGCGATGGAGCAGGTGGACGGCGTAGCGTGGCACTGGTACGGCGGGAAACCATCGGCGCAAAGCGAAGTGTTCGAGAAATTCCCGAACAAAGAAGTGCATTTCACGGAAGGCTCCGGCGGGGAATGGATTCCTCCTTTCGAGCAGGCCTTCAGCAACGTAATGCGGACAGGGATTGAGATTCTGCGCAACCACAGCAAATCTTTTATCTTATGGAATATGGCGCTGGATGAGCAAAATGGACCCACGGTCCCGGGATTTGGCAACAGCACATGCCGGGGAATCGTGCAAGTTAACCAGCAGACGCGCGAGCTTGTTTATACTTTGGATTATTATGCTTTGGCTCATTTCAGCAAAATCATTCGTCCGGGCGCTTTGCGAATCGCCTCTGAATCGAGTGAGGAAGCGATCCGTTCCGTGGCTTTTGTGAATAAGGATGCCTCTAGGGCTGTTGTCCTCTTTAATGACAGTGAGCAGGAGGCAGCGGTCAGCTTAAAACTCCAGGGAGCCGAGATCATCGCTTTCCCTATGCCGGCCAAAAGCGCTTTGTCCATCCGGATTCCGGCCGGCCATTAA